In the Glycine max cultivar Williams 82 chromosome 19, Glycine_max_v4.0, whole genome shotgun sequence genome, GTTCaaatctgtgtgtgtgtgtttgataaATGTCATATCCATGAATAATTTACGTAAAAAGAGAACCAGAGGTTATGCATATATGCTAGATGTGTGGGACTTGCCAAATGGAGAATTCATACTTGTTGAAGTAGATCATTGGGGCAATCCTATGGGTTGGGAAGGGAAAACTCTACTGAATGCAATTGGGAGCTTGGTAAGGAGACACCAATGTGCTCCTATCAATTTTCTTAGCTGGAAAGACACGCCTAAGGACTATATTACTGACATGGTTGAATTAATTCAGGTCTGGTATAAAACTTTATAAGTGTTGTTTCATCTTGcttcttgtaaaattttatgTCTTCTAATGTCTAAcaaaatgatcttttttgtttgttaatgaTACTCATAATAGAGTAAGTTTCGATTTGTTCCTGAATTAACTgaacaaacaaagaaaatattgattgatGACATGAGTCTGAaatggaggcaatttaaataTGAACTGAAATAAAAAGGATATGATGAGAGCAAAACTAAGGAGGAAATGATTGCTCACATCCCAGATCCTAGGGTTGATCCTTCTCAATATCGTGATTTAGTACATTATTGGTGTTCTGAGAAAGGACAGGTATACATGAAAATGTCACCAACCTTTTGCTAacataacaattatatattatatgtttatttttattattgactttttatatttgttggtCATAGAAAATAAGCAACATCAACAAAAGGAGCCGCTCAAAATATGAGGACTTGCATTGCATGGGAACCAATAATCTTCCAAGACGGATTCATGAGAAGGTttgccttttttatattttttattattaaattgctTAATACAAATaggatgattgatttttttaactaatgttaGACTACAAAGGCTAAGGGAGTGCAACCTTCTAGGGCAGAAATTTATATTGACACTCGAACTCGAAAAGATGGAAGCATTGTTACTAAAAAGGCTGCTATTCTAattgtaagaattttaatttttatttcaatactttttctttgttttgctcAATTTTATAATAGAAGGTTATGGGGTGAGGGGGAGTAACTAATGTGGAGATGAGTTTTGTTTAATGATATTGAAGTATTCAGGATATTGAtgtatgataataatttataaggtGTATTTATGTAGGatgaactaaaaaagaaaatggttgaAGCAGAGAGTTCGCAAAATTTACAAAGCACCCAAGATTCTACTAATTGGACAAATGATATATATTCAAAAGTCAAAGGATCTGAAAAAAGAGGACGTGTACGTTGTCTTGGCAAGCTTCCACATCAAGCAAGTTCATCTCAAAGCTCTTATACAAACAATAGGATTCAAAAGTTGGAGAATTTGCTTGGAAACCTTGTAGCTATGCTTAAAGTACGATTTGAAGAAGATCCACAAATTAATCAAGTCTTAGAAGCTATAGATCAAGAGGTATGAATTTATAATTCTACTTATTCAACGATTTAACTATGATATgatactttacaaagaaaaaatattcttttaatttaggtACCTACAAATGGTTCTACTAGTAAAGATCATCAAACTACAAACAATATTAACTAGAGGTGAGTTGAAATTTAGATGCTAATGAAGATGCGAGCCGGCGACAAAATGTTATTCTAGGAACATGATTTAGATGGTAATGAAGATGTGAGTCGGGGATAAAATGTTCAAGTGTTTGGTTTTTACTTTGTCTATTTGTCTAGCAACTCGAATTAACTCTTTTATACATTTAGAAATTTAGAAACTTGTTACATTTTAGTGATGATTCCCTCCATGTAAAGAGGGTCATGGTGCACCAAAAATATACACTTAGGAAGGACTATGCACATGGTACTAAAAAACAAGGCAAAGTGAATTGGAAAATTTTCTATAGCACTACTAATGCTAGATCATTTCACAATGGCAATGGATCAAGGGCTGCAATATGTTAAAAAGCACACAATCTAGTTACAATAATCACAAATTAggctaacaaaaatttaattgtatgtaGCAGGTTGTTGTAACTTTTCAAAGGCCATGTTGCAGCAGATCTCTAACTTTGTGCAGCATAATAATAAGctcatgtatatttaattaaaaattataatcaacaaAGAGTGTAATTAGGaactagttttattattattatatgacatTTACCTACAAAAGACCgtatgtaacaccctgatatatatatctatatattattagtaattatgtttgatgtttaattatttgttgcgttattttcatccgtaattatttttaaggaagttaatttagttaatagaggggtgtggatagataaggatctagcttctcaaagaagccacaaggaagcttctggaggaagcctcttaatgaagcttctagagaaagctacatgcagctgcctcggtaaaaacgctaTCTAGtcttcattaaccgttggatctactcgaaatttggtctgcaacttCAAAAGACACGTGTCCATGATCTGACCATTGGGATCTCTGAGAAGAtatctggagtgtgctagaagcctcttaatgaagcttctagaggaagcctcttaatgaagcttctagaggaaacctcttaatgaagcttctagagaaaactacatgaagctgcctcggtaaaaatgctgccccgccttcgttaaccgttggatttttgCGAAATTTGGTTTGAAACTTTACAAGACACTTGTCCATGATCTGACTGTTGGGgtctttgagaagatgtctggagtgtgctagaagcttccgttcccgagagcatctcttatttaagcatttcagcctttgctttcgtgtagcttaggaaaaacgtcatttcttcttctttctttcttccaaagacatttctaaagttccaagaactttctccatcacccacagccaccattagccaccacaaaccatcattgttctcTATTGAAAACCCACACTGAGAgaaacccttcaaccgaagcgaaatcttccaacttggcttgcggttccggtagagaacgaaaaccctaatctgacctttcattttctttcgaggtaaccatggttctatgcttatttcttgttagtttcatcttgtctttgaatcttttttgactttggaaccgccattgcatgtcttatgcttcctttgaaaaaccttagagaaagagactttgtaaacgttatcctttcatgaaatgcatgttattttcgtaacctacacagaaccccggtcacattggcgtggtcggaatttccaaatgacgttcctttgtaaaacccgaaatgctctcagctctttcatgtagtgatgtgggtgtttgacccagagcactgttactagctttgttttctgaaatccatactaagtctccttcgttttggcatggtagaggcttgtgtggaatcgacgagcaaggacaaaaaggaatcttcaagtgacgcgacgaggaatccgcggggtagctcacgataggtaaggggagtttattataaaatttaccgttttaacaccatagttagggcaggtaacctagctatgaggatatctgcctgtccctgttgcatgctgatttttcttcaaagaaaattatgttttaactaatgggatgcaatatatatatatgtattgtgatgaatgatattgttttggttgtttgaaatatgttgtttgaagaccgtgcg is a window encoding:
- the LOC102669417 gene encoding uncharacterized protein, with product MGTNNLPRRIHEKTTKAKGVQPSRAEIYIDTRTRKDGSIVTKKAAILIDELKKKMVEAESSQNLQSTQDSTNWTNDIYSKVKGSEKRGRVRCLGKLPHQASSSQSSYTNNRIQKLENLLGNLVAMLKVRFEEDPQINQVLEAIDQEVPTNGSTSKDHQTTNNIN